The Primulina eburnea isolate SZY01 unplaced genomic scaffold, ASM2296580v1 ctg337_ERROPOS39036, whole genome shotgun sequence nucleotide sequence ACTTAGTCAGTGGTAGTAGGCTCGTGAATACTACAGGGACAAACATAATAGCGCAGAGAATGGGATAGATATAATCATGAAAGTAAACATAGATTTTCTAACGTTACGAAAAATATTGGGAAAAAAACGCGAAATTCTGCAACCTTATGCATCTTCGGCAATAGATGGAGGGGCGGAAATCTCGCCTCCTGATTCCAAGCAAGAGCTTCCAGTCAATAGGCAATGCATCTCCAAACATACCTGCATCAACATACTTCCTCTTCTTTCTAGTGCTACACCATTGCCCCTCCAAACTCCACAAGAACCCTAAAACATCCTCCTCGGTTACCAATCCCGCAGTCCTGCTCCTCAATTCTTGGGCGAACAATTCATCACCATTCTTCTCCAGTTCGTCCAAATTCACCAGCTCGCCCTTACTATTCACTTTTTGCAGCTCACCACCAATGCCACTCTCCAAGAAACCTTTTCTGTTCAAATTCATGTTTTTTATCGCCCTTTTTCGCTTCTTCTCCGCTGCATGGAGTTTGATCTTCAGATTTTCTTGTGATCCTTGAAAACGTGATTGCTTGGAGTCCTGCGTCACCGACAGCATCGCCTCCGCCTGCGGAGGAGGAGCCGGAGGCGGAGCAGGTGGGGGAGGATTGTGGTTGCCATTCACAAAGTGCTTCAGATAGTGGGTGATGGAGTGGTTCACGGGGTCGGAGGAGGGGTGGGGATCGCGGGGTGGTTTAAGGGATGGGTGTGGGCCGGGGAGTCGGAAGTGAGAACGGTGCAGGAGGCGCGAGTAGGTCTGTCGGCGGCTGCCCGCGGACTCGTTGAAGACCGAGCGATCGAGTTGGGGACAAACAACATCGTCCGTACTGCTTAGGTCGAAGAAGGAAGCGGAGCAAAGAGAGAGAGCTTGCAGTTCCAATTGGGAGAGCCTTGAGACGTCTATGCACTTCAAAGCTTCCACCTTTACACAAGCATCTCCGCCGGAGGATGAGTACCGTGGAGGTGGCGGTGGTTCGGTGGAGGCAACAGTAGCCATTTATCGGCCGGCGTTACAGTGAAAACCATTCACAGTAATAAAGGAAAATGGAGGAACCACTTCGTAGGATCACTGGATTCCTCAAACGACACCGTATTTAAAGTATGATCATGATTAATGATTCATATTGGATATttgataataattaattatataaaataatttcatattggatatttgataataattaattatataaaataatttcataaaacattattattttCCATTTTCCCCAAAAATATACCATATATAACTAATAAATTTGTGataaaattaattgttttaaatcaAGTTGATAAAATGTTATTAGTTAAGGGAAAAAAAGAGGAAGGAATTTGATATTTTGGATTActtgaatgaaaaatattagaaaggATTTTTAAGATAAAACAACAATTAttagttttttgtttttatgaaaaCTTTTGTCATTCTGATTGTATAtaagaaaattatatattattcttTTTAAAGACAAAAAACAAGGATAATattattttgttcttcaaaaatAACAAATACAATTTATTTcgactttgattgtatataAGAAAATTGTACACTTTTTTTAAAGACAAAAAAGCAAGAGTAATATTATTTTGTTCATCAAAATTAACAAATGCAATTTGTAGTCTTGAATCTTAAACAATCAAAGCCCAAGGTTTTGCCTTGAAAAACACCTACTCAGTGTCAGTCTTTTGTTTTTCTTGGTTTGTTTATATGTTCTGCCCCTCGTTTGTctgaaatttctccaaattCTTTGAATCCCAACTGGGGTAATATTGTAATAATaagcttttttttttccttcttgaTTGCTTGAGACAAATTATCGCCATAAGAAAAAAACCATGGCTTTCAAAGTTTCACTCAGCTCGTCGGCGGCTAGATACGGCAGTCTTCCATACTTGGACTTCCACAGTCATCTATTTAATCTGACGCCAAAGTTTATCAGCACTTTTTGTTCTAATGTCCGGCCAACTGGTGGGAGTTTTGTGAAGCATGATTTTGGTAATTCTGTTAAAGTTCAGAGGAGTTATGGCCGTGGCGGCTTTAACGCTGGAGACGGCGGTTATCGTCCATCAGCTACGCCTGCATTTGTTAGTCTTGCTTCCAATAATGGGGTCTTCTCTCCTTCTGGTACAATAATGATCATTGCTTTTagttttgtattttatttccCGTGCGTGTATTTACATGGTTCTCTAATAATGCTGTTGAGGAATTTTTGTATTGATGTGAGGAATTTTATGTTATTGGTTAAAAGATGGATCGAAAATatgagaaataaaatattttttcatgttatGCAGATATGTTTATTTTTCCGAGAAATTAAGTATAACCCTCCCAAAAACAAGATCATCTCATCAATTGTGTAAACTCGTTTTGAAAAACGAGTACAAATTTTAATTCATTGTAACATATATGCAACACGTATTTTTGTTTTCGTTGTGTTTGCTGCCACGCATATTTTGAAAATCCGGAACTACAAGCAAGTTGAAGGGAATCAAATTTCAATTGGTCTCATGGTGTTGCTCAGTTTAAGTAAGATATGAAGAGGCATGAGACCTCTTTGATTTCTCTATGAAGATAAATAAGACCAATTATTAGATATTGTTCATAAATTGCATACCTAGTGTGCCCAAAGATTCACACTGAACTTTCATGGGAGTTTCTATCTAAGAAATAATATATTGATCTCTAAATCGATTCGTATATGCTGATGAACACCAATGACATCGTaggaattataaaaaaatatttacagTTTTGATTTTATCTGTCGTGAGAAACAAACTGCACTTAGCGTGCTACATGGACGTTGGGCGATTTGACCATTTTTGTTGGTATAATTTTTAATTGATAAACAAGAGTACTGATTTTGTATACGTATGTCTTTGGTTAACGCATGCTATTTGCCATTGGCATTCAGAGGAAAGAGTGGTGGTGTTGGTCATCGGAGGAGGTGGCAGGGAGCACTCACTTTGTTATGCCCTGAAACGTTCTCCGTCCTGTGATGCTGTGTTTTGCGCACCTGGGAATGCCGGAATATCTAATTCGGGTGATGCAACTTGTATAGATGACCTTGATATCTCTTCCAGCTCATCAGTGATTGCCTTTTGCCGTGAATGGGGAGTTGGATTGGTTGTGGTGGGACCAGAGGCGCCTCTTGTTTCTGGTCTTGCTAATGATCTTGTTAAAGCTGGTATTCCTACCTTCGGCCCCTCTTCCGAGGCTGCTGCCTTGGAAGGGTCGAAAGACTTCATGAAACGTTTATGTGACAAATATGCAATTCCAACCGCCAAGGTATTAAAATCCATAAGGATGTGGAGTCTTATCTTTTGCATCAAACAGTGTTTATGGCTTATAATTTTTAActtaatttttatatgatatattttctcataCATCTAAATTGTGAAATATAATTACTCAGTTTGCAAAGCTTGGATAAGTCATACCCCTGACTTGGGCATTGAGCCTAGGCTAAAGGCCAAATGTGTGCCTTTAATAACCATACTTAATTTTTTGCTACCTATTGTGCTCTTACCCTATCTGCTCTGATTTTGCAGTATCAAACTTTTACAGATCCGTCGGCTGCAAAAGAATATATAAGAAATGAAGGTGCCCCCATTGTTGTAAAAGCAGATGGCTTAGCGGCAGGAAAAGGAGTTATTATTGCGATGACATTAGAGGAAGCATTTGAAGCTGTCGACTTGATGCTTGTGAAAAACGTTTTTGGATCTGCTGGTTATCGTGTCATTATTGAAGAGTATCTGGAAGGAGAAGAAGCATCGTTCTTTGCTATAGTAGATGGAGAAAATGCCATACCTTTAGAATCTGCTCAGGATCATAAACGAGTTGGTGATGGGGACACCGGGCCTAATACTGGTGGTATGGGTGCATACTCTCCAGCCCCTGTATTAACAAAAGAACTCGAATCTGTTGTTATGAAATCTATAATTCTTCCTACGGTGAAGGGAATGGCTGCAGAAGGCTGCAAATTTGTGGGTGTTCTATATGCCGGGCTTATGATCGAGAAGAAGTCTGGATTACCGAAGCTGATCGAATATAATGTTCGGTTTGGAGATCCAGAGTGCCAGGTTAGTCCTGGTTGGTTTCTTTTTGGATGTCCTCTAATTTAAGTTTCTCCAACTCTATGGAAATTATATGTGAAATGACTTGTGCTTTTTGTCCGCCCAATAATCACTGGAAATTGTTTGAGATCTTGAAAAAAGAGTGCGTGAATAAATAGCCGGCCATGTGGCCTCTTACGTTGGTTTAGGGAGAGATGACTGCTTGTGTGGCTTGTTAAGGAATTTGATTTCCTTGCTCTGGTTTCCTGAGTTGGTATTGGTTTGAGCTTGTCATTTACATTATGATTTCTCACTCTATAGTTTTTATTCCTTACGTTGTATTTTGTATTCGAGGATTCTATattttgtgaaatcatttcatTTCGTTGTTGTGtgatttaaaaatttgattgttGATGGAACCATTAGAAAGCTTTTCTTTTTATACAGTTTCCTAATTGCCTAAGCTATCAAGTCCTTTTTTCTCCTAATGATTCACACTTTCATAAAATTTACCAAGATATCTCACTTCTGGCCCTTTCACGATTTGCAGGTACTGATGGTTCGTTTAAAGTCTGATCTGATACAAGTTCTACTTGCAGCTTGCAGTGGAAAGCTAAGTGGCTTATCCCTCGAATGGTCCCCTGGCTCAGCCATGGTTGTGGTCATGGCAAGTGAAGGGTATCCTGGAAGCTACAAAAAGGGGACAGTAATCCGAAACCTCGAAGAAGCAGAACAAGTAGCCTCAGCTGTCAAAGTTTTCCATGCTGGTACTGCTTTCGACTCCAATGGCAACTTCATTTCCACCGGTGGACGTGTTCTTGGTGTCACTGCTAAAGGGATCGATCTCCACGAGGCACGGGATTTAGCGTACCAAGCCGTCGAGCAAATTAACTGGCCAGAAGGGTTCTACAGGCGAGATATTGGATGGCGAGCTCTGCCTAGAAAGCAATATGTGACAGAAACTTGAAAACTACTTTACTGTCACGACACAAAATTTTTTGAGAGATTGGCCAACAATTTTTTTCCTCAAAATCAGAAGgtattgaatattgatgaggTGAGTTCTCCATTGAAGATCCACGGTCGTTCAGATTTAAAGACATGAAGGATCTGCTTCAAGTGATGCTAAATTTTATTGCTTGACATTTGGTAGCTACACAGACGTTCGAAcgatttcttttgtttggttacTTTTTGTTTGTAACATAAGATTGGAATAATCCTTCAGCGTGAAAGAAATGTTGTAGACTATGACGCGTTGTCGGTTCTTGTCTAAATATGACTTACCTCATGTTATATGTAGACAAGGGACCGAGAGGCATGCGTTTCCTGTGTGTTATGCGTTGTAAATTATCCTACTGCTGAATTCTGTCTACAAATATGCATATTTGACCAGTATACAGCCCGCAGCTGCAGGACTCCCGTCACAAAAAAAAAGaacagaaaagaaaagaaaaagaaaacagtTCGTATCATAACATTTGCCATGATTCTTTATAAGTTGTGGGTCCGTAGTAACTCAGTGTCAAgtgtaataatatttgaattcatCGATACCACTATGATTATCTTTTACTTCTTCTGTGAGAAATGCTTTAAACTAGTAAATTTTTACACCTTCTCTTCACATAATTGCTTCTATTCTCGACAAATCCACAACATCGTCTGTTTAGCTACACTTACAACCAATCGACATGCTTGGTTGAGACACTTGTATTCTTTGTCTTCACCAACATATCCCAATCGCGTATCATCAAGAGACTTCTTACTcataacaaaaaatattaacattagaattcatataaaatttgataatataaaatataaattaaatatttttcaatatgatACATTTAAAGGCATATATATTTCCTAACAAGAATCACATTTTACCTTGCTCGTCGGAtctgaaaaatattaaaatatgacGATACAATTATCCCCGAGACGGTcttatatgaatttttatgttAGTTGAATAGTTTATCTTTGATTCTTACCCCCCTCAAActaagaaaaatatttgattgtgTGCTAAACAAGTGTTTCCCAAGTCCCGCAATTCATCGGTAATTGGTTAGTTCGCCCAAGTTGATCGAACATCGATGTCTTTTAGAACAGTAAGTTCACAGAATCAACTAGCGGCCTGCCTATCCATATTGACGAGAAAAAGAACATATTCTTCATTTGTTTCTGACCCTTTTCCAATCGGCAAGAATCATCTTTTAGCGATCTTTTCTAAGTCACCACGCTTAAAATTGTTCTGTGTTATCTTCTTAGTCACTTTAAGCATCAGAATATCTTCGCCTTTTATGTATCTTATCTCCATGATTCGCTGTATGACAAGCTTCTACATATATATTTGTTCGTGCTCGAGAGTTTGTCTCCAATGTAATAGTTTTCCATccctttcttcaagaaaatgtcGAGTTTCAGCTTTCTAGACATCCAATACAACCTCTCGAAGAGAAAATTCTTGAAGAAACCTTCAAGAATGTTTTCAGGGGATCACAGGCAGAGCTCGAGTTCGAAGACGTTGCCTGTTTACTTACCAAATATGCAAGAACTAAAACAAGTATTCAACAAATTCGACACCAACAAAGATGGTAAGATATCTCCAGAGGAGTACAAGGCCATACTAAAGGCCCTAGGCAAAAAGAATCTCCTCTCAAGAGAAGTGCAGAAGATTTTCGAGGTCGCGGATTTGGATGGCGATGGATACATCGATTTCGATGAATTCGTGGAAGTGCAGAAGAAGGAAGGTGGAGTTAAGACCGTGGATTTGCAACAAGCTTTCCGGGCCTTTGATAAAGATAACGACGGGAAAATCACAGTCGAAGAAGTTTACGAGCTGTTGCGTAAACTCGGGGAGAGATGCAGCTTGAATGATTGTCGGAAGATGGTGAGAGCTGTGGATACTAATGGGGATGGTGTGATTGATAACGATGAATTTATGTACATGATGACTCGTACTATGATTACTTACTAGCTAGCTAGCTAGAAATATGCTGAAGATCATGAATTATCTATGCActgtttcaaatatcatttgcgTATTAGTGCGTGTATTTATATGTTCATCATTTCATCTGTATACTTTCATATTCTTGCTGCAAACACGTACATTATACTAAATTTCAAATCTCTTCCCTGCTTGCGATGTACAGCACAGCCATAATCGCAACAAGTATGTTCCAGAAGTATGGATTCTCGCAAAAATAGTGCTGAAAATTAACATATAGAAAGCCAAGATTCTCCTACTTGCAGATGAATTTGAAGCCATGAATATGCTAACACCCAAAAATTCACACCTATGTATATCAAGAACTCTACAATGCATGATTCCGGTATTCACCAACCACATTAAAAGGACTATGCAAATGGTGTACGTATAGGCTAATACATGATGCTACAAATGCATAACAGTCTGGTGTTACCTTTGAGACTCGATCTCGCTATGTATTCAGGCCTTCTTGTTAAGAATTCGAGTCGAAAATCCTTGATGACTCGAGATAAAATTGATTGAAGACACAATCTTGACACAGAAACCGATGCCATGaccttttgttttcttttactGAATTTGAAGTTTTCATGATAAGGTAATGGGATACAATGTGGTATTCACAAAAAGCAATGCTCTCCTCAGGGGCTTATATACAAGTGACAGTTTCTCGAGGGTGATCCCGCAACATTAACGTCGATCTCCGAATGGCATAGGTCGTTGGCCTTGAGCTGATGGGTAATAGGAGAACCTAAAAAGACCATTCTCCCATTTAGGTTCAAGTTTGAAGGAAAAATCACCAAAAAATCAGACAAGAATACTTTCATACATCAATTACATTTTTCCTCAGAAACCCTTTCTCTTATTGTTCATACCTAAACTCGAGTGGTCAAAGTTTGGCATTTTCTCCCTTGAAACTGACATCAAcatatttgatgaaaaattACAAAATGGGCTTTTTGAAAACATTTCAATCcctacatgaaaatatttttaataggcTTTCATGAAGttttcaaaaaaagaaaaaagaaatgaTATTAACACAAGATTCTAAAGATGTACGAACTTCGTTCTTTTCAAAAGTGTAGAAGAGAATCAGTTCAAGAATCTGAAACAACTAAAAGTTTCATACCTTTAATAATTTTGGAGCTAAAATCATCACTGCTGCTTTCAAAATTAGAGCATGGTTCATTTTTTAATTCAAGATTCTCCGTTGGAGTAGAAATATCGAGCAGAAATGGCTCCACGTACTCCATTTTCCTACGCTTCCTATTGTCTGTCTTCACAAGATCCTCTTTCAAACACGAAGTACCAcaacataaaatttaaaaagaatAGAAGACATCAATCACTGAACTGAGCAATGTCTAAAGCAGAGATTTTCATGAAATATAGTAAAA carries:
- the LOC140820981 gene encoding uncharacterized protein gives rise to the protein MNLDVSRRGTDHSEDLVKTDNRKRRKMEYVEPFLLDISTPTENLELKNEPCSNFESSSDDFSSKIIKGSPITHQLKANDLCHSEIDVNVAGSPSRNCHLYISP
- the LOC140820980 gene encoding calmodulin-like protein 30; the protein is MSSFSFLDIQYNLSKRKFLKKPSRMFSGDHRQSSSSKTLPVYLPNMQELKQVFNKFDTNKDGKISPEEYKAILKALGKKNLLSREVQKIFEVADLDGDGYIDFDEFVEVQKKEGGVKTVDLQQAFRAFDKDNDGKITVEEVYELLRKLGERCSLNDCRKMVRAVDTNGDGVIDNDEFMYMMTRTMITY
- the LOC140820978 gene encoding phosphoribosylamine--glycine ligase-like, with the translated sequence MAFKVSLSSSAARYGSLPYLDFHSHLFNLTPKFISTFCSNVRPTGGSFVKHDFGNSVKVQRSYGRGGFNAGDGGYRPSATPAFVSLASNNGVFSPSEERVVVLVIGGGGREHSLCYALKRSPSCDAVFCAPGNAGISNSGDATCIDDLDISSSSSVIAFCREWGVGLVVVGPEAPLVSGLANDLVKAGIPTFGPSSEAAALEGSKDFMKRLCDKYAIPTAKYQTFTDPSAAKEYIRNEGAPIVVKADGLAAGKGVIIAMTLEEAFEAVDLMLVKNVFGSAGYRVIIEEYLEGEEASFFAIVDGENAIPLESAQDHKRVGDGDTGPNTGGMGAYSPAPVLTKELESVVMKSIILPTVKGMAAEGCKFVGVLYAGLMIEKKSGLPKLIEYNVRFGDPECQVLMVRLKSDLIQVLLAACSGKLSGLSLEWSPGSAMVVVMASEGYPGSYKKGTVIRNLEEAEQVASAVKVFHAGTAFDSNGNFISTGGRVLGVTAKGIDLHEARDLAYQAVEQINWPEGFYRRDIGWRALPRKQYVTET